A genomic segment from Luteibacter aegosomatis encodes:
- the polA gene encoding DNA polymerase I: MPTLTLIDGSSYLYRAFHALPPLTNAHGEPTGALFGIVNMLRTTMKAGSDYVAFVLDAPGRTFRDDLYPDYKANRPSMPDDLRAQVEPMMKIVSALGFPMLCVPGVEADDVIGTLAHKAREAGIDTVISTGDKDFAQLVGAHVVLINTMSNTTMDIDGVIEKFGVRPEQIVDFLTLTGDSIDNVPGVEKCGPKTAAKWLAEYSDLDALMANADRIGGKIGENLRAALPRLPLSRELVTIRTDVPLDHGPTDLTMRERDVDALRELYERYDFKAALKDLDAAAPSESAAPPAAVPAQAPLVPAAEVDVEYELVATEERLAAWLEKLETAPLIAFDTETTSIDAMMADIVGLSLAVEPGKAAYVPLAHDYPGAPSQLPMDHVLGALKPILEDPARPKVGQHGKYDVNVLSHYGIALRGLAHDTMLESYVLNATATRHDMDSLAQKYLGYTTIKYEEVAGKGAKQIPFSQVDCDTACRYAAEDADITLRLHQALWPQLEAVPSLQSVYRDIEIPLVPVLAKMERTGVLIDANELRKQSQHLGKRMLELQQQAYASAGHEFNLDSPKQLQAVLFDELGLPAKVKTPKGQPSTNEEALEAIADAHELPRLILDYRGLAKLRSTYTDKLAGIVNPRTGRVHTSYHQGAVATGRISSSDPNLQNIPVRTEEGRRIRQAFVAPPGWRIVAADYSQIELRIMAHLSRDEGLVRAFTEGGDVHRATAAEVFGVPPEEVTTNQRRAAKAINFGLMYGMSAFGLARQLGVDRGEASDYIGLYFSRYPGVRQFMDDTRESAHRNGYVETLFGRRLYLENLSSRNQAHRAGAERAAINAPMQGTAADIIKRAMIAVATWIEPRDDVRLLMQVHDELVFEVREDAVDDVRANIERLMTGAAQLSVPLEVSIGAGANWDEAH; encoded by the coding sequence ATGCCTACGCTCACCCTCATCGACGGGTCCTCGTACCTGTATCGCGCGTTCCACGCGCTCCCTCCGCTGACCAATGCCCACGGCGAACCCACCGGGGCGCTGTTCGGCATCGTCAACATGTTGCGCACCACCATGAAGGCCGGCTCCGACTACGTGGCCTTCGTGCTGGATGCGCCGGGGCGCACCTTCCGCGACGACCTCTACCCCGACTACAAGGCCAATCGGCCTTCCATGCCCGACGACCTGCGCGCGCAGGTCGAGCCGATGATGAAGATCGTGTCGGCCCTGGGCTTTCCCATGCTCTGCGTACCGGGCGTGGAGGCCGACGACGTGATCGGCACGCTCGCGCACAAGGCCCGCGAGGCAGGCATCGACACCGTGATCTCCACCGGCGACAAGGATTTCGCCCAGCTGGTGGGCGCGCACGTGGTGCTCATCAACACGATGAGCAACACCACGATGGACATCGATGGGGTGATCGAGAAATTCGGCGTGCGCCCGGAGCAGATCGTCGACTTCCTCACCCTCACCGGCGATTCCATCGACAACGTGCCCGGGGTGGAAAAGTGTGGCCCGAAAACCGCCGCGAAGTGGTTGGCCGAATATTCCGACCTCGACGCGCTCATGGCCAACGCCGACCGGATCGGCGGCAAGATCGGCGAAAACCTTCGCGCCGCCCTGCCCCGCCTGCCGTTGTCGCGCGAATTGGTGACCATCCGCACCGACGTGCCGCTCGACCACGGGCCCACCGACCTGACCATGCGCGAACGCGACGTGGATGCGTTGCGCGAGTTGTACGAACGCTACGACTTCAAGGCGGCGCTGAAGGATCTCGACGCGGCCGCGCCTTCCGAATCCGCGGCACCGCCCGCCGCGGTGCCCGCGCAGGCGCCGCTCGTTCCGGCCGCCGAGGTCGACGTCGAATACGAACTGGTCGCCACCGAAGAGCGCCTCGCGGCCTGGCTGGAAAAGCTGGAAACCGCGCCGCTGATCGCCTTCGATACCGAGACCACCAGCATCGACGCGATGATGGCCGACATCGTCGGCCTGTCGCTGGCCGTGGAGCCGGGCAAGGCCGCCTACGTGCCGCTCGCGCACGACTACCCGGGCGCGCCGTCGCAGCTGCCGATGGACCACGTGCTCGGCGCGCTCAAACCCATCCTGGAAGATCCGGCTCGCCCGAAGGTGGGCCAGCACGGCAAGTACGACGTCAACGTGCTCTCGCACTACGGCATCGCGCTGCGCGGCCTCGCCCACGACACGATGCTGGAGTCGTACGTCCTCAACGCCACCGCCACGCGCCACGACATGGATTCGCTGGCGCAGAAGTACCTCGGCTACACCACCATCAAATACGAGGAAGTGGCCGGCAAGGGGGCGAAGCAGATTCCGTTCTCGCAGGTCGATTGCGACACCGCCTGCCGCTACGCCGCCGAAGACGCCGACATCACCCTGCGCCTTCACCAGGCCCTGTGGCCGCAACTCGAAGCCGTGCCTTCGCTGCAGTCGGTGTACCGCGACATCGAGATTCCGCTGGTACCCGTGCTGGCGAAGATGGAACGCACCGGCGTGCTCATCGACGCCAACGAACTGCGCAAGCAGAGCCAGCACCTGGGCAAGCGCATGCTCGAACTGCAACAGCAGGCCTACGCGTCGGCGGGGCACGAGTTCAACCTCGATTCGCCCAAGCAGTTGCAGGCCGTGCTCTTCGACGAACTGGGCCTGCCCGCGAAGGTGAAGACACCGAAAGGCCAGCCGTCCACCAACGAGGAGGCACTGGAAGCCATCGCCGACGCGCATGAGCTGCCGCGCCTGATCCTCGACTATCGGGGCCTCGCCAAGCTGCGCTCCACCTACACCGACAAGCTGGCCGGCATCGTCAACCCACGCACCGGCCGCGTGCACACCAGCTACCACCAGGGGGCCGTCGCCACGGGGCGAATCAGCTCGTCCGATCCCAACCTGCAGAACATCCCGGTGCGCACCGAAGAAGGCCGGCGCATCCGCCAGGCGTTCGTGGCGCCGCCCGGCTGGCGCATCGTCGCGGCCGATTACTCACAGATCGAATTGCGCATCATGGCGCACCTGTCGCGGGACGAAGGCCTGGTGCGTGCCTTCACCGAAGGCGGCGACGTGCACCGCGCCACCGCGGCCGAGGTCTTCGGCGTGCCGCCGGAGGAGGTGACCACCAACCAACGACGCGCGGCCAAGGCGATCAACTTCGGCCTGATGTACGGCATGAGCGCGTTCGGCCTCGCGCGCCAGCTCGGCGTGGACCGCGGCGAGGCGTCCGATTACATCGGTCTGTATTTCTCGCGGTACCCGGGCGTGCGCCAGTTCATGGACGACACCCGCGAAAGCGCGCACCGGAACGGCTACGTCGAAACACTGTTCGGCCGTCGCCTGTACCTGGAAAACCTCAGTTCCCGCAACCAGGCCCATCGCGCCGGCGCGGAACGCGCGGCCATCAACGCGCCCATGCAGGGCACGGCGGCCGACATCATCAAGCGCGCCATGATCGCCGTGGCCACCTGGATCGAACCGCGCGACGACGTGCGCCTGCTCATGCAGGTGCACGACGAACTGGTGTTCGAAGTGCGCGAGGATGCGGTCGACGACGTTCGCGCGAACATCGAAAGGCTCATGACCGGCGCGGCGCAACTGAGCGTGCCGTTGGAGGTGAGCATCGGGGCGGGTGCGAACTGGGACGAAGCGCACTAA